The following are encoded in a window of Streptomyces sp. SAT1 genomic DNA:
- a CDS encoding FtsK/SpoIIIE domain-containing protein translates to MRNRVAVSTAGLGDSCFRLIELPVIIGDSPVKVVSIGFPKLRSSGENIRISQPKPGVIVARGFRCEPLEAVIRSPLLVPDGFPVCRPGQFVSTDDVLLRWDEDDTPVVLNLAYSAHALVAGLTRSGKSITVNTLLAYASLMRDVRLIVIDPNPVAVAPWWRTAYKVSDAIHPDEPTEILRWVREEMQRRERLFWSGRTDRITDFSPRAAAAARGDRWGGELRPPPRPQSPRMLRG, encoded by the coding sequence GTGCGCAACAGGGTCGCTGTGTCCACCGCGGGGCTCGGCGATTCCTGCTTTCGCCTCATCGAGCTTCCAGTGATTATTGGTGACTCCCCGGTAAAGGTAGTCTCCATCGGTTTCCCCAAGCTCCGTAGCTCGGGCGAAAACATCCGGATCAGCCAGCCCAAGCCCGGAGTGATCGTCGCCCGGGGGTTCCGGTGTGAGCCACTGGAGGCGGTGATCCGCTCACCGCTCCTCGTGCCGGACGGCTTCCCGGTGTGCCGACCGGGGCAGTTCGTCTCCACCGATGACGTGCTGCTCCGCTGGGACGAAGACGACACCCCCGTCGTGCTCAACCTCGCCTACTCCGCTCACGCCCTCGTCGCCGGCCTCACCCGCTCCGGCAAGTCGATCACCGTCAACACCCTGCTCGCCTACGCCTCCCTGATGCGGGACGTGCGCCTGATCGTGATCGACCCCAACCCCGTTGCCGTCGCGCCCTGGTGGCGCACCGCCTACAAGGTCTCCGACGCGATCCACCCCGACGAGCCGACCGAGATCCTGCGCTGGGTCCGCGAGGAGATGCAGCGCCGCGAGCGGTTGTTCTGGTCCGGACGCACCGACCGCATCACCGACTTCAGCCCCCGAGCTGCCGCTGCTGCTCGTGGTGATCGATGGGGTGGCGAACTACGCCCGCCACCCCGACCGCAAAGCCCGCGAATGCTTCGAGGTTGA